The Rhizobium sp. BT03 genome has a window encoding:
- the lexA gene encoding transcriptional repressor LexA — protein sequence MLTRKQQELLLFIHERMKESGVPPSFDEMKDALDLASKSGIHRLITALEERGFIRRLPNRARALEVIKLPEAYSPSIQPRRGFSPSVIEGSLGKPQPVAAPAPVKPAADNGNSVSVPVMGRIAAGVPISAIQNNTHDIVVPSDMLGSGEHYALEVKGDSMIDAGIFDGDTVIIRNGSTASPGDIVVALVDDEEATLKRFRRKGASIALEAANPAYETRIFGPDRVKVQGKLVGLIRRYH from the coding sequence ATGCTCACGCGCAAACAACAGGAGCTTCTCCTTTTCATTCATGAGCGCATGAAGGAATCCGGCGTTCCACCGTCTTTCGACGAGATGAAGGATGCCCTGGATCTGGCCTCGAAATCCGGCATTCATCGCCTGATCACGGCGCTTGAGGAACGCGGCTTCATTCGCCGCCTACCGAACCGCGCCCGGGCGCTCGAGGTCATCAAGCTTCCCGAAGCTTACAGCCCCAGCATCCAGCCCCGGCGCGGCTTTTCGCCGAGCGTCATCGAGGGCAGCCTCGGCAAGCCCCAGCCGGTCGCCGCCCCCGCACCGGTCAAACCCGCCGCCGACAACGGCAACTCGGTCTCGGTGCCGGTCATGGGCCGAATCGCTGCGGGCGTTCCGATCTCGGCGATCCAGAACAACACCCACGACATCGTCGTTCCCTCAGACATGCTCGGCTCCGGTGAACATTACGCGCTGGAGGTCAAGGGCGATTCGATGATCGACGCCGGCATCTTCGACGGCGACACGGTGATCATCCGCAACGGCAGCACAGCAAGTCCCGGCGATATCGTCGTTGCCCTCGTCGACGACGAGGAAGCGACGCTGAAACGCTTCCGCCGCAAGGGCGCCTCGATCGCGCTTGAAGCGGCCAACCCGGCTTACGAGACCCGGATCTTCGGACCGGACCGCGTCAAGGTGCAGGGCAAGCTCGTCGGCCTCATTCGCCGCTATCATTGA